In Nocardioides sp. W7, the genomic stretch CCGGGGTTCGTGGAGCCGGTCGTCGACGGCGTGCTCGCCGCGCTCGCGGACCTGCCCGAGGACGTCCGCGACGGCGCCCACCTGGCCTTCGTCACGCACTCGATCCCGCTGTCGATGAACGACGCCTCGGGGCCGGACGGCGGGGCGTACGTCGCTCAGCACCTCGACGTCGCCGCGACGGTCGTGGCGCGGATCGAGGAGGAGACCGGTCGCGCGCACCCGCACGAGCTCGTCTTCTGCTCGCGCTCCGGCGCGCCGCACGTCCCGTGGCTGGAGCCCGACGTGAACGACCACCTGGAGGCGCTGCACGAGGCCGGTGCGCCCGCGGTGGTGATGGTGCCCGTCGGCTTCGTCTCCGACCACATGGAGGTCATCTACGACCTCGATACGGAGGCGGCGGCGACCGCCGAGCGGCTCGGGCTGCCCGCCCGCCGCTCCGCGACCGCCGGCACCGACGCGCGGTTCGTGGCCGGGGTCCGCGACCTGCTCCTCGAGCGCGCGGCGGTCGAGCGCGGCGAGGAGGTGGTCCGGGCCAGCGAGGGCACGATCGGGCCGCTGTGGGACGCCTGCCCGGTGGGCTGCTGCGCCAACGCGCGGGGCGACCGGCCGACGCTGTGCGGCGCATGAGCACCCCGCGAGTGAACGTGCCCGCCCCCGCCGAGCTCGCTGCGCTGGCGCTCGACACCGCCCGGCTCGCCGCCGAGCTGGTCCGCGAGCGCGCCCGTGGCGTGGTCTCGGTGGCCGCCACCAAGTCGAGCGACGTCGACGTCGTCACCGAGGCCGACCGCGCAAGCGAGGAGCTGATCCGCCGTACCCTGCAGCAGCGCCGCCCCGACGACGCGTTCCTCGGCGAGGAGGGCGACGACGTGGCCGGCTCCTCGGGGGTGCGCTGGGTGATCGACCCGATCGACGGGACCGTCAACTTCCTCTACGGCATCCCGCAGTACGCCGTCTCGATCGCCGCCGAGGTCGACGGACCCGCCGGTTGGCGGAGTGTCGCCGGGGTGGTGCTCAACGTCGCCACCGGCGTCGAGTACGTCGCGCACCGCGACGCCGACGGACGCCCGGTCGCGAGCCGCGACGGGGAGCCGATCGGCCCGCGCGCCGCCGTACCCCTCGACAAGACGCTGGTCGCCACCGGCTTCTCCTACGACCGCGAGGTTCGCCGGGCGCAGGTCACGGCGTGGCTCGACCTGCTCCCGCGGGTTCGCGACATCCGACGGCTCGGCTCCTGTGCGCTCGACCTGTGCGGGGTGGCCGAGGGGACCGTCGACGCCTACGTCGAGGAGGGCGTCAACCTCTGGGACCACGCCGCCGGGGCGCTGGTCGCCGAGGCGGCGGGTGCGCGCTGGGAGCTGCTCGTCGGGGCGGGTGGACTGAGCCTGCTGCTGTGCGCTCCGGGACCGTCGTACGACGACCTGCGGGCGGCGGTGGTGTCCGCAGGGTTCGCCGCCAGCGGTGTGGAATAGCCGCTGAGCGGACGGTGTTGAGGCGGCGCGATGCCCAAACCGGAGTGCGTCCAGAGGGCGCATGGTGCACAATCCTGGCGCCGAACGGATGAGCCGACCCGGCTCGCGGGGGACCGGTCACGGGGCAGCACGGACGAGGGGAGTGAGTGACGGATGGCGACTGACTACGACGCACCGCGTAAGAACGAGGAAGACCAGTCCGAGGAGAGCATCGAAGAGCTCAAGGCGCGACGTCACGACAAGAACTCCGGCAAGGTCGACGTGGACGAGACCGAGGCCGCCGAGTCCTTCGAGCTGCCCGGTGCCGACCTCTCCCACGAGGAGCTCGCGGTCGAGGTGAAGCCCAAGCAGGAGGACGAGTTCACCTGCATGAGCTGTTTCCTGGTGCACCACCGCTCGCAGCTGGCCGACGCCAAGAAGATGATCTGCCGCGACTGCGCCTGAGCGCACGACATGCGACGAAGGCCGCGATCCCCGCTCAGGGGATCGCGGCCTTGCTGCGTCGTGGCAGGTCAGGACTGCTGGTTGTCCCTCTGCAGGTCGGGGGGCAGGTGGCCGGTCGAGCGGGTGTAGTACGACGCGGCCCGCCGCTGGGCGAGCATCCGGGCGAGCCCGACCAGCATGCCGCTGACCACGGCCCAGCCGACCGCCTCCCAGATCTCCACGTCGGGGTCGGCGGGGTTCTCCGGGGGCTTCTTCCCGGTCGTCACCTTCCAGGTGGCGTCAGCGGCCTTCTTCGCCAGCGCGGCGGCCGCGACGGCCGAGACGAGGGAGAAGACCGACCAGATCTTGGAGCTGTCCTTGGCCATGGGAGGACATTACCCAGCGGTCGGCGCCTCACGCAGGGCGGCCAGGGCTCGGGCCAGCTCGTCGGGGTGGCGGGTGCTGATCAGCCAGTACGGCGCCGGGTCGGCCGTGTCGGTGATAGCGACCCGGACCGCGCGCTTGAGGTAGGGCCGCAGCAGCAGGTAGGCGCGGGCGTCGGCGTCCACGCCGGCGGCCCGGCGGGCCTGCTCGGGGTCGAGGACGTCGACCGTGCCGAGGTGGCGGGCCTCGATCCGGGCCCGGCCGGCCCGGAGCAGACCGTCGTGGACGCTGATCCGCGCCGAGCCGTACGACCAGAAGAGCGTCGCCACGAGGAGGCCGGTGACGCCGGTGACGGTCCAGGCCGCCGACCCCGGGAGCGCGGCCAGGACGGCGAGCCAGACGCTCGCGGTGAACATGAAGCCCTGCACCCACCAGCGCAGCGGGACACCGAGGCGCTCGTCGTAGCCGGGAGCAGTGG encodes the following:
- a CDS encoding ferrochelatase, giving the protein MPPDAAPYDALLLVSFGGPEAPEDVVPFLENVTRGRGIPRERLEQVGEHYFLFGGKSPINDQNRAFLTGLRADLAESGLDLPVYWGNRNWDPYLADTLAQMAADGVTRAACFVTSAYSSYSSCRQYRENLYDAVQDVEGAPRLDKLRHYFNHPGFVEPVVDGVLAALADLPEDVRDGAHLAFVTHSIPLSMNDASGPDGGAYVAQHLDVAATVVARIEEETGRAHPHELVFCSRSGAPHVPWLEPDVNDHLEALHEAGAPAVVMVPVGFVSDHMEVIYDLDTEAAATAERLGLPARRSATAGTDARFVAGVRDLLLERAAVERGEEVVRASEGTIGPLWDACPVGCCANARGDRPTLCGA
- a CDS encoding inositol monophosphatase family protein gives rise to the protein MSTPRVNVPAPAELAALALDTARLAAELVRERARGVVSVAATKSSDVDVVTEADRASEELIRRTLQQRRPDDAFLGEEGDDVAGSSGVRWVIDPIDGTVNFLYGIPQYAVSIAAEVDGPAGWRSVAGVVLNVATGVEYVAHRDADGRPVASRDGEPIGPRAAVPLDKTLVATGFSYDREVRRAQVTAWLDLLPRVRDIRRLGSCALDLCGVAEGTVDAYVEEGVNLWDHAAGALVAEAAGARWELLVGAGGLSLLLCAPGPSYDDLRAAVVSAGFAASGVE
- a CDS encoding DUF4193 domain-containing protein; translation: MATDYDAPRKNEEDQSEESIEELKARRHDKNSGKVDVDETEAAESFELPGADLSHEELAVEVKPKQEDEFTCMSCFLVHHRSQLADAKKMICRDCA
- a CDS encoding DUF4235 domain-containing protein, whose translation is MAKDSSKIWSVFSLVSAVAAAALAKKAADATWKVTTGKKPPENPADPDVEIWEAVGWAVVSGMLVGLARMLAQRRAASYYTRSTGHLPPDLQRDNQQS
- a CDS encoding DUF3093 domain-containing protein, with the protein product MRDSTAPGYDERLGVPLRWWVQGFMFTASVWLAVLAALPGSAAWTVTGVTGLLVATLFWSYGSARISVHDGLLRAGRARIEARHLGTVDVLDPEQARRAAGVDADARAYLLLRPYLKRAVRVAITDTADPAPYWLISTRHPDELARALAALREAPTAG